From Polyodon spathula isolate WHYD16114869_AA chromosome 24, ASM1765450v1, whole genome shotgun sequence, one genomic window encodes:
- the LOC121298989 gene encoding zinc finger protein 135-like — protein sequence MQRVRIEGAAGSCTVCVTSLFALASDPSRACACACACACRVQHNMAALAAVDSPGSDGGLPPDFGKEKASRGDAAESEGAGVMNGLGSSEMILTSAGNDAPVGAVTAPHTSAGNMNTPPPKIDVVVLLSEEEEEKAGAHPGQDNNTSNNNNNNTNNNTIARGDDSGGHYKHEEGEAAAAGESAEAERTPDCSCTGEHSTCDPGIPVQEGEGEGVRCENVLPGYSQPEEQHDTHSGIDSAEPHSHPSDPGRGAVPWRGKRRLECAECGKKFNRRETFELHRHLHTRAGEAATLTCQDCGLSFQQRSHLVKHRRQHEAGAGGPRSPPDPLSWKPYRCPLCREEFQFTASVDAHMRGHSLDNPFRCAECGEQLSCAVALRDHQRSHAAPPKTTESLDRGAAPQPLPAAVEGHREGEEEGGGPHQCGVCDKRFERASHLQQHRYLHTGEKPFTCPDCGKAFAFLQNMKAHWRLHGGEGVSTNRLPDADRPLKGLLECPECGKGFRHRSVMEGHMRKHTGERPFQCSLCGKRFKYSSYLQQHLVLHSGSKPFPCPVCGKAFAFNQNMKAHWKLHQEKPHRCPHCRKGYSEEGQLREHLASHAGDKPHLCGLCGKSFGLACQLRDHQDTHSGERPYRCHEGFPWLGSLPVHQKSHESKRQGAAGRARSQKRNRAGGARNQPRPPQVREPGSRGLYGGAFQPQPRRDGAHLFASPEEQAQLLQLLQQQQQLQGAVAPQHRWMEVQQREAVQQLEVNNSAQWQAKMLQQCPRVEAQQLQERATAQQQKQQWQERATEQQSVELQLQERAFGQQQLLGEEQQQQQRMEAQETALEQQCIELRQTEERAGEKRCTQEQREEPQQGGAGEQEEVQEQRGGSPLLKGSEPQPLRPPPAGDGQLQCMECGQAFPREAALHEHYMEHARGDV from the exons atgcagagagtaaggatcgagGGTGCAGCCGGCAGCTGTACTGTCTGCGTGACGTCACTCTTCGCCCTCGCTTCCGATCCGAgtcgtgcgtgtgcgtgtgcgtgtgcgtgtgcgtgtcgaGTCCAGCACAACATGGCCGCTTTAGCAGCTGTAGACTCTCCTGGAAGCGACGGGGGGCTGCCCCCGGATTTCGGGAAAGAGAAGGCAAGCCGAGGCGACGCTGCTGAGAGCGAAGGGGCAGGTGTAATGAACGGGCTGGGCAGCAGCGAGATGATTTTAACGAGTGCGGGTAACGATGCGCCGGTCGGGGCGGTAACGGCACCGCACACTTCTGCAGGGAACATGAACACCCCGCCCCCCAAAATAGACGTGGTCGTGCTGCTgtcagaagaggaggaagagaaagCAGGGGCACACCCCGGCCAGGACAACaataccagtaataataataataataatactaataataataccattgCAAGAGGAGACGACTCTGGAGGACATTATAAACACGAGGAAGGCGAAGCCGCTGCTGCTGGGGAAAGCGCCGAGGCGG AGCGCACACCAGACTGCAGCTGTACAGGAGAGCACTCTACATGTGATCCTGGAATCCCTGTGCaggaaggagaaggagagggagtgCGCTGTGAAAATGTCCTGCCCGGGTACAGCCAGCCGGAGGAACAGCACGATACGCACAGCGGCATCGACAGCGCGGAGCCCCACAGCCACCCCTCGGATCCAGGCAGGGGGGCGGTGCCCTGGAGGGGGAAGCGGCGGCTGGAGTGTGCCGAATGCGGCAAGAAGTTCAACCGGCGGGAGACCTTCGAGCTCCACCGGCACCTCCACACCCGCGCCGGCGAGGCTGCCACCCTGACCTGCCAGGACTGCGGGTTGAGCTTCCAGCAACGCAGCCACCTGGTCAAACACCGGCGCCAGCACGAGGCCGGGGCAGGGGGACCCCGCTCCCCCCCCGATCCCCTGTCCTGGAAGCCCTACCGCTGCCCGCTGTGCCGCGAGGAGTTCCAGTTCACCGCGTCGGTCGACGCCCACATGCGCGGCCACTCCCTGGACAACCCCTTCCGCTGCGCGGAGTGCGGGGAGCAGCTGTCCTGCGCCGTGGCCCTGCGAGACCACCAGCGCTCCCACGCAGCCCCCCCGAAGACCACCGAGAGCCTGGACCGCGGGGCGGCTCCCCAGCCCCTCCCGGCTGCTGTGGAGGGTCAccgggagggggaggaggaggggggggggcccCACCAGTGCGGAGTCTGCGACAAGCGGTTCGAGCGCGCCAGCCACCTGCAGCAGCACCGCTACCTGCACACGGGGGAGAAGCCATTCACCTGCCCGGACTGCGGGAAAGCGTTTGCCTTCCTGCAGAACATGAAGGCGCACTGGAGGCTCCACGGCGGGGAGGGGGTCTCCACGAACAGGCTCCCGGACGCGGACCGCCCCCTCAAGGGCCTCCTGGAGTGCCCCGAGTGCGGCAAGGGGTTCCGGCACCGCTCGGTGATGGAGGGCCACATGCGGAAGCACACGGGAGAGCGGCCCTTCCAGTGCAGCCTCTGCGGGAAGCGTTTCAAGTACAGCAGCTACCTGCAGCAGCACCTGGTCCTGCACAGCGGCAGCAAACCCTTCCCGTGCCCGGTCTGCGGCAAGGCCTTCGCCTTCAACCAGAACATGAAGGCGCACTGGAAGCTGCACCAGGAGAAGCCCCACCGCTGTCCACACTGCCGCAAGGGCTACAGTGAGGAGGGGCAGCTGAGGGAGCACCTGGCCAGCCACGCCGGGGACAAGCCTCACCTGTGCGGGCTGTGCGGCAAGAGCTTCGGCCTGGCCTGCCAGCTGCGGGACCACCAGGACACGCACAGCGGGGAGCGGCCCTACCGCTGCCACGAGGGCTTCCCCTGGCTGGGCAGCCTGCCAGTGCACCAGAAGAGCCACGAGAGCAAGAGGCAGGGCGCCGCAGGACGGGCGCGCAGCCAGAAAAGAAACCGCGCAGGGGGGGCCAGGAACCAGCCGCGCCCCCCCCAGGTCAGGGAGCCAGGGAGCAGGGGCCTCTACGGGGGTGCCTTTCAGCCGCAGCCCAGGAGGGACGGCGCGCACCTGTTTGCGAGCCCAGAGGAGCAGGCGCAGCTACTACAGCtgctgcagcaacagcagcagctgcaggggGCTGTGGCGCCACAGCACAGGTGGATGGAGGTGCAGCAGAGGGAAGCCGTGCAGCAGCTTGAAGTGAACAACAGCGCGCAGTGGCAAGCGAAAATGCTGCAGCAGTGCCCCCGCGTTGAGGCGCAGCAGCTGCAGGAAAGGGCCACGgcacagcagcagaagcagcagtggCAGGAACGGGCAACCGAGCAACAGAGCGTTGAGCTGCAACTGCAAGAAAGGGCTTTTGGGCAACAGCAGCTGCTGGGAgaggaacagcagcagcagcagcgcatGGAGGCGCAAGAGACAGCATTGGAGCAGCAGTGCATTGAGCTGCGGCAGACGGAGGAGAGGGCCGGAGAGAAGCGGTGCACgcaggagcagagagaggagccgCAGCAGGGTGGCGCCGGCGAGCAGGAGGAGGTGCAGGAGCAGCGAGGGGGGTCCCCTCTGCTGAAAGGCTCCGAACCGCAACCACTGCGGCCGCCGCCGGCAGGGGACGGGCAGCTCCAGTGCATGGAATGCGGCCAGGCGTTCCCGCGGGAAGCGGCGCTCCACGAGCACTACATGGAACACGCCCGGGGAGACGTGTGA
- the LOC121298558 gene encoding zinc finger protein 629-like yields MARPDEKAWADYTVHGACSVAGCSSSGYRNRELHFHAFPADQTRRSQWIAATKRDAGPAFQIKKGSTYVCSAHFRPEDYKWTPVRKSLRADAVPRVFSHCEGWEEIHSGVQTPDTNTLPSMADCATEQILCVPWLSPDVKLEPLEMNPPLLLKEEPPGATPPLLKEEPPGATPISSVKTEFEDQGDLYLLQQDELSDAGDPSPAPPGAEDSAETPEPHRCWDCARSFSTAFQLTEHRRLHTGERPYKCVQCGKMFCHLANYQQHLERHGQEPESPRPRLCPACGDTLAPQHSLEYHVAVQCQPHKCAGCKRGFSTLDGYLKHLRRYGDHRRHKCPDCGRGFKKRTYMVKHQLRCPKREPPGGAVSRRAAGRGGPQSRREPPRCPGCNRIFSSAGVFRRHRCNPFKIHCYACGSYFGCYRQYESHKHEGGTGCPGNSQEVLRRNACPRCGSDSHTFQGADPRLWVVGDGLATCRLCRKGFRFPCQLEPHHRMHESKQGEGEETGPQGTSKGTGPKRESTGADSQGEDDRVGSEGEERSSRLQGVRLEGEGQRRGIPEEEQGQREGSLEGEGPLECFDCGQLFDEAEILHEHYMQHARGEETDAPLERGGGARDCAPHPHPPLDVCTPGNHSWA; encoded by the exons attaaaaaaggcagcacGTACGTGTGCTCGGCGCATTTCAGGCCGGAAGACTACAAATGGACCCCGGTCCGAAAATCACTGAGGGCTGATGCCGTGCCGCGTGTTTTCTCCCACTGCGAGGGCTGGGAAGAGATCCACTCCGGCGTGCAGACCCCCGACACAAACACGC TACCCAGCATGGCTGACTGTGCCACAGAGCAAATCCTTTGTGTTCCCTGGCTGAGCCCCGATGTCAAGCTGGAGCCCCTGGAAATGAACCCCCCTCTCCTCCTGAAGGAGGAGCCCCCAGGAGCGACCCCCCCTCTCCTGAAAGAGGAGCCCCCAGGAGCGACCCCCATCTCCTCCGTGAAGACCGAG TTTGAAGATCAGGGTGACCTGTACCTCCTGCAGCAGGATGAGCTGAGCGACGCTGGAGACCCCTCTCCTG CACCTCCAGGAGCCGAGGACTCTGCAGAGACTCCAGAGCCCCACCGCTGCTGGGACTGCGCCCGCTCCTTCAGCACGGCGTTCCAGCTCACAGAGCACCGGCGCCTGCACACGGGCGAGCGCCCCTACAAGTGCGTTCAGTGCGGCAAGATGTTCTGCCACCTGGCCAACTACCAGCAGCACCTGGAGCGCCACGGCCAGGAGCCCGAGAGCCCGCGCCCGCGCCTCTGCCCAGCTTGCGGAGACACCCTGGCACCCCAGCACAGCCTGGAGTACCACGTGGCCGTGCAGTGCCAGCCTCACAAGTGCGCGGGCTGCAAGAGGGGCTTCTCCACCCTGGATGGCTACCTGAAGCACCTGCGCCGCTACGGGGACCACCGGCGCCACAAGTGCCCGGACTGCGGCCGCGGGTTCAAGAAGAGGACCTACATGGTGAAGCACCAGCTGCGGTGCCCCAAGCGGGAGCCTCCTGGGGGAGCGGTGTCGCGGCGGGCAGCTGGCAGAGGGGGCCCCCAGTCCAGGAGAGAGCCCCCGAGATGCCCCGGCTGCAACCGCATCTTCAGCAGCGCCGGGGTGTTCAGACGGCATCGCTGCAACCCCTTCAAGATCCACTGCTACGCCTGTGGCAGCTACTTCGGGTGCTACAGGCAGTACGAGAGCCACAAGCATGAGGGGGGGACGGGCTGCCCCGGGAACAGCCAGGAGGTGCTGAGGAGGAACGCCTGCCCCCGCTGCGGCTCGGACAGCCACACGTTCCAGGGGGCCGACCCCAGGCTCTGGGTTGTGGGGGACGGGCTGGCCACTTGCAGGCTGTGTAGGAAGGGCTTCCGGTTCCCCTGCCAGCTGGAGCCTCATCACAGGATGCATGAGAGCaagcagggagagggagaggagaccGGACCCCAGGGAACGAGCAAGGGGACCGGGCCAAAGCGAGAGAGCACGGGAGCAGATTCACAGGGAGAGGACGACAGGGTCGgctcagagggagaggagaggagttcCAGACTGCAGGGGGTGAGGCTAGAGGGAGAGGGGCAGCGGAGGGGAATTCCAGAGGAGGAGCAGGGGCAGCGGGAGGGCAGCTTGGAGGGGGAGGGGCCGCTGGAATGCTTTGACTGTGGACAGCTTTTTGACGAAGCGGAGATTCTCCATGAACACTACATGCAGCATGCGAGGGGCGAGGAGACTGACGCCCCGCTCGAGCGGGGGGGAGGAGCTCGAGACTGcgctccccacccccacccccccctcgaCGTGTGCACGCCCGGGAACCACAGCtgg GCTTAG